The window GAATTTTGCCTCCCTTGGATAGAGCATCAGAAAGCAACCGCCGGATTTTCTCAAGGGATTTTTCGCTGACAAGCGGTCCTATATCCGTTTCCTCATCCAGGGGATTGCCTACTTTGAGCTTTTTTGTTTCTTCAACGAGCTTGTTACAAAAGAGCTCAACGATCCCTTTTTCAACATAAAGCCTGTTAACCGCTATGCAGGCTTGACCGGCGTTTCTAAATTTGGCTTGAATTGTTTCTCTTACCGCCAGATCCAGGTCGGAATCCGCAAATACAATCATTGGAGCATTTCCTCCCAATTCTAGAAGAACTCCTTTTAATGTTTTAGCCGATTGCTCGTAAAGAGCTTTCCCGACAGGAACACTTCCGGTGAAAGAGACCTTTCTTATTCTAGAATCATCGAAAAAGGTTCTGCACAACTCTTCCGGCTTCGATGTAGGGAGAACCTGTAATACTCCTGGAGGACCTCCCGCTTTATCCCAAAGATCGACGAGGAAAAGAGCGGTTAAAGGACTATGCTCGGAAGGCTTAACAACAACCGTGCAACCTGCAGCAATCGCCGAGGCGGCTTTCCTTGTCACCATGGCGGATGGGAAATTCCATGGAGTAATGCACAAGACAGGTCCAACAGGCTCGTAACTCACGATAATTCTCTTGGAAGCTATAGAGGGGGGAATAGTCATTCCATAAATCCGTTTCGCTTCCTCGGCATACCACCTGACAAAACTTGAAGCATAATCAACTTCCTTTTTCCCTTCCTTTACAGGCTTTCCCATTTCAAAAGCCATGATTTCAGCCAATGTGTTTTTTTCTTTCATGATAAGTTCAGCCCACAAAGAAAGAATTTCAAAACGACGTTCGGCCGGGGTTTCTTTCCATTGTTCAAAAGCCTTCTGAGATTCCTCTATGGCCCATAGAGCTTCCTTTGGGGTGCAGTCCGAAACAAGCCCAATAACTTTTCCATCCACGGGACTGATCAACTCGAAACTCCCTAGGTTGTCTATCCAGTTGTTTCCAATCTTCGCCTGAGTAATGAATTTCTTTTTCATCAGTTCTCGATTCCTATGTTTCATTTCGCCAATTTTGCCAAGATCAGAAAATTGATGACAAAGTAATTTAAGGAACGGTTTGTGGATGATCTTTTTCAAAAGAATATCTTTCAACCTGGATCCACTGCTCCCCTTCTTTAACAGGTTCCTTGTGAATCTTAATGTCACTGACTATGAGTTTGCCCTGTTTTTCATCAAACCAAAAATCTATATCATAATATTTTTCAGGTTCGCCTTTTTCACGAAAATCGGTGCAGGCAAAGTACTGCTTTCCCGGTATCCTTCGCACGGGATTATGAATTTCAACAAATTCCAAGGCAAGATCTTTGCCTGTTTTTGGATCTTTCAAATGAAACACCCCTCCTCCTTCTTTCATTTTTTGGGCGACATAGTCATGAATGGCCGCCTTAACTTCCCAAGCCC is drawn from Methylacidiphilum infernorum V4 and contains these coding sequences:
- a CDS encoding NAD-dependent succinate-semialdehyde dehydrogenase; translation: MKHRNRELMKKKFITQAKIGNNWIDNLGSFELISPVDGKVIGLVSDCTPKEALWAIEESQKAFEQWKETPAERRFEILSLWAELIMKEKNTLAEIMAFEMGKPVKEGKKEVDYASSFVRWYAEEAKRIYGMTIPPSIASKRIIVSYEPVGPVLCITPWNFPSAMVTRKAASAIAAGCTVVVKPSEHSPLTALFLVDLWDKAGGPPGVLQVLPTSKPEELCRTFFDDSRIRKVSFTGSVPVGKALYEQSAKTLKGVLLELGGNAPMIVFADSDLDLAVRETIQAKFRNAGQACIAVNRLYVEKGIVELFCNKLVEETKKLKVGNPLDEETDIGPLVSEKSLEKIRRLLSDALSKGGKILYGGEAKGLYFNPTIIRINDPASEILTEEIFGPVLPVLSFESEKEVVRLANSTSYGLASYIMTSDLKRAFRLSHALQFGIVGINDGRPSCCQAPFGGIKESGIGREGGQWGIREFLETKYLSFNLE